The following are encoded together in the Panicum virgatum strain AP13 chromosome 6K, P.virgatum_v5, whole genome shotgun sequence genome:
- the LOC120713855 gene encoding pollen allergen Lol p 2-A-like, producing the protein MAPPPIKAYRAAPSIATPTHPSHFRSRNNKQHSSPSAMASRSSSILLVAAALASLLAVGSCAAVSFKTGPGCSATKLVLIPSEAISEVEVKEKGADDFTALKEGPTGTWTLEGKEPLKGPFSIRFAAKSGGYRVVDDAIPTGFKSGSDYKTSVQV; encoded by the coding sequence ATGGCTCCGCCGCCCATAAAAGCATACCGAGCTGCACCATCGATCGCCACACCCACACATCCATCCCACTTTCGATCAAGAAATAACAAGCAACACAGCTCGCCATCAGCAATGGCCTCCAGGTCGTCCTCCATCCTGCtcgtcgcggcggcgcttgcgtCGCTGCTGGCCGTGGGCTCCTGCGCCGCGGTCTCCTTCAAGACCGGCCCGGGCTGCAGCGCTACCAAGCTGGTCCTCATCCCCAGCGAAGCCATCTCCGAGGTGGAGGTCAAGGAGAAGGGCGCCGACGACTTCACGGCGCTCAAGGAGGGGCCGACCGGCACCTGGACCCTCGAGGGCAAGGAGCCGCTCAAGGGCCCCTTCTCCATTCGCTTCGCCGCCAAGTCCGGCGGCTACCGCGTCGTCGACGACGCCATCCCCACCGGCTTCAAGTCCGGCTCCGACTACAAGACCAGCGTCCAGGTCTAA
- the LOC120713856 gene encoding pollen allergen Phl p 2-like, which yields MASRSTSILLAAAALASLLAVGSCAAVSFKTGPGCSATKLVLIPSEAISEVEVKEKGADDFTALKEGPTGTWTLEGKEPLKGPFSIRFAAKSGGYRVVDDAIPTGFKSGSDYKTSVQV from the coding sequence ATGGCCTCCAGGTCGACCTCCATcctgctcgccgcggcggcgcttgcgtCGCTGCTGGCCGTGGGCTCCTGCGCGGCGGTCTCCTTCAAGACCGGCCCGGGCTGCAGCGCCACCAAGCTGGTCCTCATCCCCAGCGAAGCCATCTCCGAGGTGGAGGTCAAGGAGAAGGGAGCCGACGACTTCACGGCGCTCAAGGAGGGGCCGACCGGCACCTGGACCCTCGAGGGCAAGGAGCCGCTCAAGGGCCCCTTCTCCATCCGCTTCGCCGCCAAGTCCGGCGGGTACCGCGTCGTCGACGACGCCATCCCCACTGGCTTCAAGTCCGGCTCCGACTACAAGACCAGCGTCCAGGTCTAA
- the LOC120713857 gene encoding expansin-A6-like yields MAAAAALLLLLPALSATDDWADAHATFYGDETGAETMQGACGYGNLFDQGYGLDTTALSVALFNQGWSCGGCYAVRCQGSAYCAPGGAPATVTATNLCPANYSKPSGNWCNPPLRHFDLSKPVFLRLVTDFHVGIVPVQYRRVPCARRGGVRFEMRGNRWWVAVLVFNVAGAGDVKAVAARGSRDGRWADMSRNWGQIWTNGDGREVGQGLSFRVVAGDGRAVELDSVVPQGWAFGQSFEGKGQF; encoded by the exons atggcggcggcggcggcgctgctgctgctgctgccggcatTGTCGGCCACTGACGACTGGGCGGACGCGCACGCCACGTTCTACGGCGACGAGACCGGTGCCGAGACCATGC AGGGCGCGTGCGGGTACGGCAACCTGTTCGATCAGGGGTACGGGCTGGACACGACGGCGCTGAGCGTGGCGCTCTTCAACCAGGGCTGGTCCTGCGGCGGCTGCTACGCGGTGCGGTGCCAGGGCAGCGCCTACTgcgcccccggcggcgcgccggcaaCGGTGACGGCGACCAACCTGTGCCCGGCCAACTACTCCAAGCCTAGCGGCAACTGGTGCAACCCGCCGCTGCGGCACTTCGACCTGTCCAAGCCCGTGTTCCTCCGCCTCGTCACCGACTTCCACGTCGGCATCGTCCCCGTGCAGTACCGACGCGTGCCTTgcgcccggcgcggcggcgtgcgcttcGAGATGAGGGGCAACCGCTGGTGGGTCGCCGTGCTCGTCTTcaacgtcgccggcgccggggacgtCAAGGCCGTCGCCGCCAGGGGGTCCCGGGACGGCCGGTGGGCGGACATGTCGCGCAACTGGGGCCAGATCTGGACCAACGGCGACGGCCGGGAGGTCGGGCAGGGGCTCTCGTtccgcgtcgtcgccggcgacggccgggCCGTGGAGCTGGACAGCGTCGTGCCGCAGGGGTGGGCGTTCGGCCAGAGCTTCGAGGGCAAGGGACAGTTCTGA